Proteins encoded together in one Drosophila albomicans strain 15112-1751.03 chromosome 2R, ASM965048v2, whole genome shotgun sequence window:
- the LOC117574234 gene encoding neutral ceramidase produces MMANCKLGFYALLALCFLFSLSSAYKVGVGRADITGPPVEINFMGYANIKQIGRGLHTRVFARAFVVEDEQGHRVAFISADCGMMGYGLKREVVKRLQARYGNLYTTENVAISGTHTHGAPGGFLMHLLYDISILGFVPQTFEVMAQGLYLSIKRATDNLVDGRIFFSKTTVLNANINRSPTSYLRNPVEERAQYEHDVDKTLTQLRFVDKENNLLGAFNWYAVHATSMNNTNKLVTSDNMGYAALLLEKEYNPNKMPGKGKFVGAFCSSNLGDVSPNIMGPKCSISGNECDLLSSHCPAGEGDCFASGPGRDMVESTQIIGQRLAEGALSLLNEQSQESTAREVTGDVRFIHQFVDMPKYNGSTYNPLSRKLDKIRGCQPAMGYSFAAGTTDGPGAFSFEQGTTTDNPMWNFVRDFIVPPTQEDVKCHEPKPILLATGRATFPYEWQPKIVSNQILKIGDVILAAVPCEFTTMAGRRLRNQIRAAASAAGGIDTEVIIAGLTNIYSSYTVTPEEYQAQRYEAASTIFGPHTHTIYMDVFEHLTKAMMRNETVDAGPSPPYMNDVMLSLNTGVLFDGHPIGTDFGYVKTQPEKEYGINDTVKATYISGNPRNNLFTEKTYFTIERKINEDRWKVTYTDASWETKMIWHRTNTILGFSELEIYWTISPQTLPGEYRIRHSGEYKYILGGKYPYEGLTHSFTVKED; encoded by the exons CACTGGACCGCCAGTGGAAATCAATTTC ATGGGCTATGCGAACATTAAGCAGATTGGACGCGGACTTCACACTCGCGTCTTTGCCAGAGCCTTTGTGGTGGAGGATGAGCAAGGACATCGGGTGGCCTTCATTAGCGCCGATTGCGGCATGATGGGCTATGGACTCAAGAGGGAGGTGGTGAAGCGTCTGCAGGCGCGTTACGGCAACTTGTATACGACGGAGAATGTGGCCATCAGTGGCACGCATACACACGGAGCTCCTGGTGGATTCCTGATGCACTTGCTCTACGACATTTCCATTCTCGGCTTTGTGCCCCAGACCTTTGAGGTGATGGCACAGGGATTGTATTTG AGTATCAAACGTGCCACGGATAATCTGGTCGATGGTCGCATCTTCTTTTCCAAGACGACAGTTCTGAATGCGAACATCAATCGCTCTCCCACTTCGTATCTGCGCAATCCTGTCGAGGAACGCGCTCAATACGAACACGATGTGGACAAAACTTTAACGCAACTCCGCTTTGTGGACAAGGAGAACAATCTGCTGGGCGCCTTCAACTGGTATGCGGTGCATGCCACCTCGAtgaacaacaccaacaaactGGTGACCAGTGACAACATGGGCTACGCTGCTTTGCTGCTCGAGAAGGAATACAATCCCAACAAGATGCCAGGCAAGGGAAAATTCGTCGGCGCCTTTTGCTCCTCGAACTTGGGCGATGTTTCACCCAACATCATGGGACCCAAGTGCTCCATTTCGGGCAACGAATGCGATTTGCTTTCCTCGCATTGTCCTGCCGGCGAAGGTGATTGCTTTGCCTCTGGCCCTGGTCGGGATATGGTTGAGAGTACTCAAATCATTGGACAGCGTTTGGCTGAAGGAGCTCTAAGTCTGCTCAACGAGCAGAGCCAGGAATCCACGGCTCGCGAAGTCACCGGCGATGTGCGCTTCATTCATCAGTTTGTCGACATGCCCAAGTACAATGGCAGCACCTACAATCCGCTCTCCCGCAAGCTGGACAAGATCAGAGGCTGCCAACCGGCCATGGGTTACAGTTTTGCTGCAGGCACCACCGATGGTCCTGGCGCCTTCAGTTTTGAGCAGGGCACGACTACCGATAATCCCATGTGGAACTTTGTCCGCGACTTTATTGTGCCGCCCACGCAGGAGGATGTCAAGTGCCACGAACCGAAGCCCATTTTGTTGGCCACTGGAAGG GCCACCTTCCCTTATGAGTGGCAGCCCAAGATTGTGTCCAATCAGATCCTCAAGATTGGCGATGTCATCCTGGCCGCTGTGCCCTGTGAATTCACCACGATGGCTGGACGTCGTCTGCGCAATCAAATCCGTGCTGCAGCCTCCGCTGCTGGTGGCATCGACACCGAAGTCATCATTGCTGGACTGACCAACATCTACTCCAGTTACACGGTAACTCCTGAGGAGTATCAGGCACAGCGTTACGAGGCTGCTTCGACCATCTTTGgaccacacacgcacaccatCTATATGGATGTGTTTGAGCACCTGACCAAGGCGATGATGCGTAACGAAACTGTGGACGCGGGACCAAGTCCGCCGTACATGAACGATGTGATGTTGTCGCTGAATACCGGAGTGCTCTTCGATGGTCATCCCATTGGCACGGACTTTGGCTATGTGAAGACGCAGCCGGAGAAGGAATATGGCATTAATGACACCGTCAAGGCCACCTACATCTCGGGCAATCCGCGCAACAATCTGTTCACCGAGAAGACGTACTTTACCATCGAGCGCAAGATCAACGAGGATCGCTGGAAGGTCACCTACACCGATGCCAGCTGGGAGACAAA AATGATCTGGCATCGTACCAACACCATTTTGGGATTCAGTGAGTTGGAAATCTATTGGACCATCAGTCCGCAGACGTTGCCTGGCGAATATCGCATTCGGCACTCGGGCGAGTACAAATATATACTGGGTGGCAAGTATCCCTATGAGGGACTGACGCATTCGTTCACCGTCAAGGAGGATTAG